The Quercus robur chromosome 7, dhQueRobu3.1, whole genome shotgun sequence genome has a segment encoding these proteins:
- the LOC126693710 gene encoding zeatin O-glucosyltransferase-like, translating into MANNGLNKTKVVVVMVPFPAQGHLNQLLHLSRLIIAYNIPVHFACTATHNRQAMLRVHGWDPNSVSNIHFHDLKIPHFLTPPPNPSSPNKFPSHLQPLFNASLHLRDPMASLLRELSSKATRIIVINDSMMASVVQDLVTIPNAESYTFHSVSALTYFLYLWEAMGKPLELETNAKLVPKGLPSTEGCFTKDFINFISLQIEFQKLSSGVLYNTCRVIEGTYMDLMETLEGGKKHWAIGPFNPVRNIGSNGRHKCLEWLDKEAPNSVIYVSFGTTTAMEDKQIKELAIGLEKSGEKFIWVLRDADKGDIFINGELRKAEILKGFEERVKDRGMVVTDWAPQLEILSHPSTGGFMSHCGWNSCMESITMGVPLAAWPMASDQPRNTVLITKLLKVGIVVKDWSRRDELVTSSTIEKAVKLLMASKEGDEIRKRTVVLGGAVRQSIEKGGISRMELDSFIDHITRNIF; encoded by the coding sequence ATGGCTAACAACGGCCTAAACAAAACCAAGGTTGTGGTGGTCATGGTACCCTTTCCAGCACAAGGCCATCTGAACCAGCTCCTCCACCTCTCACGTCTTATCATAGCCTACAATATTCCAGTTCACTTTGCTTGCACTGCCACACACAACCGCCAAGCCATGCTTCGAGTCCATGGTTGGGACCCAAATTCAGTTTCAAACATCCATTTCCATGACCTCAAAATCCCACATTTTCTCACCCCACCACCCAATCCCAGTTCACCAAACAAGTTCCCTTCACATCTCCAACCATTGTTCAATGCTTCCTTGCATCTTCGTGACCCCATGGCTTCACTTTTACGTGAACTTTCATCAAAAGCAACAAGAATCATTGTCATCAATGATTCCATGATGGCCTCAGTGGTACAAGACTTGGTTACTATTCCAAACGCCGAGTCATACACTTTCCATAGTGTATCTgctttaacttattttttgtatttgtgggAAGCAATGGGCAAACCTTTAGAATTAGAAACAAACGCCAAGTTAGTCCCAAAAGGCCTTCCATCCACTGAAGGTTGTTTCACAAAAGACTTCATAAACTTTATTTCTTTACAAATAGAGTTCCAAAAGTTAAGCTCTGGTGTCCTTTACAACACATGCAGGGTCATAGAAGGTACCTATATGGACTTGATGGAAACGCTAGAGGGAGGCAAGAAGCATTGGGCTATTGGACCATTCAATCCAGTGAGAAACATAGGTTCAAATGGAAGGCACAAGTGCTTGGAGTGGCTGGACAAAGAGGCACCAAATTCAGTGATATATGTGTCTTTTGGGACAACAACTGCTATGGAAGACAAGCAAATAAAGGAGCTAGCAATTGGGTTGGAAAAAAGTGGGGAAAAGTTCATCTGGGTATTAAGGGATGCTGATAAAGgtgatatttttattaatggaGAGCTCAGAAAAGCTGAAATTCTGAAAGGGTTTGAAGAGAGAGTTAAAGATAGAGGAATGGTAGTGACAGATTGGGCACCACAATTGGAAATTCTAAGTCACCCATCAACTGGTGGATTTATGAGTCACTGTGGGTGGAATTCTTGCATGGAAAGTATCACTATGGGGGTACCACTAGCAGCATGGCCAATGGCCTCAGATCAGCCGAGAAACACTGTTTTGATAACAaaattgctcaaagttggtATTGTTGTGAAGGACTGGTCACGTAGAGATGAGCTAGTGACATCATCCACTATAGAAAAGGCTGTGAAATTGTTGATGGCATCGAAAGAAGGGGATGAGATAAGGAAGAGGACAGTGGTTTTGGGCGGTGCTGTCAGGCAGTCCATTGAAAAAGGTGGAATTTCACGCATGGAGTTGGATTCTTTCATTGATCATATTACTAGGAATATATTCTAG
- the LOC126693715 gene encoding uncharacterized protein LOC126693715, producing MEKVKYKLGFSNGLIVPSRGRRGGLALLWSSDTVLEIKSYSDYHIDAVITESSNGFLWRFTGFYGHPETHLREDSWKLLSFLNSQFNFPWFFCGDFNEILSMTEKAGGALRSQCQMDKFRQVVNLCGFKDLGFCGPDFTWCNMKEGSSRILLRLDRAFASSEWLNHFKDPIVHHLVESTSDHCILITTDPSRPVNKRNRRFHFEAMWTKRDDCKEVIDAAWNSGTLAITPDGIASNLQRCAAALSTWNQNVVGNITKKIQEKKRALSSLSIDDRGNKGAEVNRLRREINDLLDSEEIIWRQRSKTHWYKEGDRNTKFFHAHASERRKKNTILGL from the coding sequence ATGGAGAAAGTTAAGTACAAGCTGGGTTTTTCAAATGGACTTATTGTTCCTAGTAGGGGACGTAGGGGTGGCCTTGCTCTGCTCTGGTCCAGTGACACTGTTCTGGAAATTAAGAGCTATTCAGACTATCACATTGATGCGGTTATTACAGAATCTAGCAATGGTTTCTTGTGGAGGTTCACTGGGTTTTACGGGCATCCTGAGACTCATCTTAGGGAAGATTCCTGGAaactcctttcttttcttaatagTCAGTTTAATTTTCCCTGGTTTTTTTGTGGTGACTTTAATGAAATTCTTTCAATGACTGAAAAAGCAGGTGGTGCTCTTCGTTCTCAATGCCAAATGGACAAATTTCGGCAAGTTGTGAATTTATGTGGATTTaaggatttggggttttgtgGCCCTGATTTTACCTGGTGCAATATGAAGGAGGGGAGCAGCAGAATTTTGCTCCGTTTGGACAGAGCCTTTGCTAGCTCTGAGTGGCTTAATCATTTCAAGGATCCAATTGTGCATCATCTGGTTGAATCAACTTCAGACCATTGTATTCTTATCACCACAGACCCCTCCCGCCCGGTTAATAAGCGCAATCGTCGTTTCCATTTTGAGGCGATGTGGACCAAAAGAGATGATTGCAAAGAAGTCATTGATGCTGCCTGGAACTCCGGCACCCTTGCCATCACGCCGGATGGGATTGCTTCCAACCTCCAAAGATGTGCTGCTGCTCTTTCAACTTGGAACCAGAATGTAGTGGGAAATATTACAAAGaaaatccaagaaaagaaaagagccCTCTCGTCTCTTTCCATTGATGACAGAGGCAATAAGGGGGCCGAAGTCAACCGGCTTAGAAGGGAAATTAATGATTTGTTGGATAGTGAAGAGATCATTTGGAGGCAGCGCAGCAAGACTCATTGGTACAAGGAAGGGGACCGAAACACAAAGTTTTTCCACGCCCACGCCtcggaaagaaggaaaaaaaacaccattttggggCTTTAG